Proteins from a single region of Barnesiella propionica:
- the rpmF gene encoding 50S ribosomal protein L32 — translation MAHPKRKQSKTRTAKRRTHDKAVAPTLALCPNCGAWHVYHTVCGECGYYRGKLAIEKEAAV, via the coding sequence ATGGCACATCCTAAAAGAAAACAATCGAAAACGAGAACAGCCAAAAGAAGAACTCATGACAAGGCTGTAGCACCTACATTGGCATTATGTCCTAATTGCGGCGCATGGCACGTATATCATACTGTGTGTGGAGAATGTGGATACTACAGAGGTAAATTAGCTATTGAAAAAGAAGCTGCCGTATAA
- a CDS encoding YceD family protein, with product MGKFTLYKLPLKSLPVGTHHYEYLLDNEFFRNIDGPEVQKGKVSVTLSVKRTADVFELDFVINGVIQVPCDRCLDDLDLEVDTKEKLYVKFGAEYSDENDNVVIVPEAEGEINIAWFLYEFIALTIPLKHVHPAGKCNKSMSAKLRKHTAQSTDDGGENEETSEEFDVEDDIVSEPDDETTDPRWDELKKLIDNN from the coding sequence GTGGGAAAGTTTACTTTATACAAATTGCCACTTAAAAGTCTGCCGGTAGGTACTCATCATTATGAGTATTTATTGGATAACGAATTTTTTAGGAATATCGATGGTCCGGAAGTACAAAAAGGAAAGGTGAGTGTAACTTTATCTGTAAAGCGTACGGCAGATGTATTTGAGTTGGATTTCGTGATAAACGGAGTTATTCAGGTTCCTTGTGACCGATGTCTGGACGATTTGGATCTGGAAGTGGATACCAAGGAGAAACTGTATGTCAAATTTGGAGCGGAATATAGTGATGAGAATGATAACGTCGTTATCGTTCCTGAAGCAGAGGGCGAGATTAATATTGCCTGGTTTCTGTATGAATTCATAGCATTGACTATTCCTTTAAAGCATGTACATCCGGCCGGAAAATGCAATAAAAGTATGAGTGCGAAATTGCGTAAACATACTGCGCAGAGTACTGATGACGGAGGCGAAAATGAAGAAACATCGGAGGAATTTGATGTAGAAGACGATATTGTATCTGAGCCAGATGATGAGACGACGGACCCGCGATGGGACGAATTGAAGAAATTAATAGATAATAATTAA